Proteins co-encoded in one Bos taurus isolate L1 Dominette 01449 registration number 42190680 breed Hereford chromosome X, ARS-UCD2.0, whole genome shotgun sequence genomic window:
- the RLIM gene encoding E3 ubiquitin-protein ligase RLIM isoform X1 gives MESSDCNDKGSGDQSAAQRRSQMDRLDREEAFYQFVNNLSEEDYRLMRDNNLLGTPGESTEEELLRRLQQIKEGPPPQNSDENRGGDSSDDVSNGDSIIDWLNSVRQTGNTTRSGQRGNQSWRAVSRTNPNSGDFRFSLEINVNRNNGSQNPENENEPSARRSSGESMDNNSQRQMENPRSETTSARPPRSERNSTEALTGEAPPTRGQRRARSRSPDHRRTRARAERSRSPLHPMSEIPRRSHHSISSQTFEHPLVNETEGSSRTRHHVTLRQQISGPDLLTRGLFAASGTRNASQGAGSSDTTGNGESTGSGQRPPTIVLDLQVRRVRPGEYRQRDSIASRTRSRSQTPNNTVTYESERGGFRRTFSRSERAGVRTYVSTIRIPIRRILNTGLSETTSVAIQTMLRQIMTGFGELSYFMYSDSDSEPSGSVSSRNMERSESRNGRGGSGGSSSSGSSSSSSPSSSSNGESSETSSEVFEGSNEGSSSSGSSGARREGRHRAPVTFDESGSLPFLSLAQFFLLNEDDDDQPRGLTKEQIDNLAMRSFGENDALKTCSVCITEYTEGNKLRKLPCSHEYHVHCIDRWLSENSTCPICRRAVLASGNRESIV, from the exons ATGGAAAGCTCAGATTGTAACGATAAAGGAAGTGGTGATCAGTCTGCAGCACAGCGCAGAAGTCAGATGGACCGATTGGATCGGGAAGAAGCTTTCTATCAATTTGTAAATAACCTCAGTGAAGAAGATTATAGGCTTATGAGGGATAACAATTTGCTAGGCACCCCAG GTGAAAGTACTGAGGAAGAGTTGCTGAGGAGACTACAACAAATTAAAGAGGGCCCACCACCACAAAACTCAGATGAAAATAGAG gtggAGACTCTTCAGATGATGTATCTAATGGTGACTCTATAATAGACTGGCTTAACTCAGTCAGACAAACTGGAAATACGACAAGAAGTGGGCAAAGAGGAAACCAATCTTGGAGAGCAGTGAGCCGGACTAATCCAAACAGTGGTGATTTCAGATTCAGTTTAGAGATCAATGTTAACCGTAATAATGGGAGCCAAAATCCAGAGAACGAAAATGAACCATCTGCAAGACGTTCTAGTGGAGAAAGTATGGACAACAACAGCCAAAGACAAATGGAAAATCCACGATCTGAAACAACATCTGCAAGGCCACCCAGATCAGAACGAAATTCAACTGAAGCATTAACAGGAGAAGCCCCACCTACCAGAGGTCAGAGAAGGGCAAGAAGTAGGAGCCCAGACCATCGGAGAACCCGAGCAAGAGCTGAAAGAAGTAGATCACCTCTACATCCAATGAGTGAAATTCCACGAAGATCTCATCATAGTATCTCATCTCAGACTTTTGAGCATCCTTTGGTAAATGAGACTGAAGGAAGTTCTAGAACCCGGCACCACGTGACATTAAGACAGCAAATAAGTGGACCTGACTTACTAACTAGAGGTCTTTTTGCAGCTTCTGGAACAAGAAATGCCTCACAAGGAGCAGGATCTTCAGACACAACTGGCAATGGTGAATCTACAGGATCAGGCCAGAGACCTCCAACCATAGTCCTTGATCTTCAAGTAAGAAGAGTTCGTCCTGGAGAATATCGGCAGAGAGATAGCATAGCTAGCAGAACTCGGTCAAGGTCTCAGACACCAAACAACACCGTCACTtatgaaagtgaacgaggaggTTTTAGGCGTACGTTTTCACGTTCTGAGCGAGCAGGTGTGAGAACCTATGTCAGTACCATCAGAATTCCAATTCGTAGAATCTTAAATACTGGTTTAAGTGAGACTACATCTGTTGCAATTCAGACCATGTTAAGGCAGATAATGACAGGTTTTGGTGAGTTAAGCTACTTTATGTACAGTGATAGTGATTCAGAGCCTAGTGGCTCAGTCTCGAGTCGAAATATGGAAAGGTCAGAGTCACGGAATGGAAGAGGGGGTTCTGGTGGTAGTAGCAGTTCTGGTTCAAGTTCCAGTTCGAGTCCTAGTTCCAGTTCCAATGGTGAAAGTTCAGAGACTAGCTCAGAGGTATTTGAAGGCAGTAATGAAGGAAGCTCATCATCAGGCTCATCAGGTGCCAGGCGAGAGGGTCGACACAGGGCCCCAGTAACATTTGATGAAAGTGGCTCTCTGCCCTTCCTTAGTCTCGCTCAGTTTTTCCTCTTAAATGAGGATgatgatgaccaacctagaggacTCACCAAAGAACAGATTGACAACTTGGCAATGAGAAGTTTTGGTGAAAACGATGCATTAAAAACCTGTAGTGTTTGCAttacagaatacacagaaggcaACAAACTTCGTAAACTACCTTGTTCCCATGAGTACCATGTCCACTGCATCGATCGCTGGTTATCTGAGAATTCTACTTGTCCTATTTGTCGCAGAGCAGTCTTAGCTTCTGGTAACAGAGAAAGTATTGTGTGA